The DNA region AGAAAGGTATTATTATGGCAACTAAAGAAACAAAGCAACAAATAGTGCAAGCCGAAGCTCAAGCACCTCAGCCGAGTGACAACTCACTTTCAATTATCTCTGTCGTTCTCGGAACGGTATCACTTATAGGACCGGGGCTCCTTTTAGGTATCCCGGCAATTATCGTTGGTGCGATAGCGCTCAAAAAACAGCAAGGCGAAAAAGGTGTTAGCATCACCGGTATCGTTACTGGTGCGATCAGTACAGTTTTCTCCGTTATTATTCTCGCTCTTGTCATTTGGGGATTTGTATGGGGAATGAATCACCCAGAAGAAATGCGTGACAAGCGCCGCATACCGACTCAAGAACAACGAGAACGATTCGATTTGCAGCGATCATAGAAACCCGACAGGATATCGCTTCGCTCCTTCGTTCATTTACGAAAAATGTAAACACTTTTTCGTTTCACTCACTACGCCGAACCTTACGGTTCTTGCAGAATACTACCAAGAAAATAACCTCACATAAAAGTGAGGTTATTTTCTTGGTACACCCGACAGGATTCGAACCTATGGCCTTCGGCTCCGCAAGCCGACGCTCTATCCAGCTGAGCTACGGGTGCAAATACGGCGCTGAGCTAAAAGTCCAGCGCCGCGTTTCGTGTAACTAGAAGGTACTTTCAGCTACCAATTTGCAGCGAACATGGGTTATTGTACCACGTATATGTATGTTGCGGCAAGAGATGACGTGCGTTAGATTCGCAGTTTTCGAATGACCTTATCAACAAAATCAAGATGAAGTGTCAACATGGGGAGCCTAGCACCGAGGCTATCAACGATGGCTTCGCCCGCATCTTCAGGGAAGTACACCACAATTCCTGGGCGAAAACGTTTCACAGGAATAAGCATAACTGAATACTCTTCGCCGTCCCGGATAACCCCGAATCCTTTGAATTCGGAAAAAGAATAGAGATGATCATTCACGTGGAGGCCTTGCTTACCAAGAGAGTAGTCGATTACACGCGGTGGTCTATGGATGTAAACCAGGAGGGCCGCCGCCATGACAGGTACAAGGATCGCAAAAGAAAGCGAATCCATTAAAAAGATAGCCGCCGCCACAAGTATGGCGATCACAACACCAAAAATAACGAACCAAAGAACGTTCTTCTCTCGATGGATATACTCTTTTGCCTGCCAATGCACCGGCTCACTTAATGCGTTTTTAGATGGAGGCACTTCCGGTTGTTGGTTTGGGGCTGGTTGCTCAGGACTGAGGGATACAACAGGGGCCGGTTTTTGCGTATCTGAATCAGCAGCATACGGTGCTTGCGACGGCTGCGTTGGAGGCTCTTGCCATGTATCATCTTCGTGATTTGGCTGCATATTTTCAGTATAACATGAGTGGAATAAGAGAAAAGTGACAAATATTACCCGTGGGTAACTCCCATACGCGCAGCAACACTCTCGGGGCCGTTAAAGAGTGAATTGCCACGGCTGACAGCATCTTGGATTATGCCAAACATCGTCGTTCTATCTTCGCAAATCTTCTCGACAAGTGCGCGGGGCGCTTCTGAAAGGGGATCGGTCTCCGAGCTCCACCGGGACATTTCAAGCAACATAGGAATAAGCTCTAAGCCTTTTTCAGTCAACACGTACAAGTCTTTGCGCTTATCGTCTTCGCAGCGCTTTTTTTCAATGATGCCACGCTGCTCCAGATGAGCCAACCGTGAAGCAAGAATATTAGTAGAAATACCTTCTCTCGAAGCCAAAAATTCCCCATAGGTGTGCTTGCCCCAAAACACAATGTCCCGCACAATAAGAAGTGACCATGGATCGCCAAACGATTCGAGTGCAAAATTGACCGGACAATGTGATTTTATATCTGTTCGCTTCATACGAACAATGTATCACACTTGCATAATAAAAGTAAATACGATGTCTCAAAAAACTGAGGAAGATTGCAGCGGAAGTTATACTGCGGATGAAAGCAAGATATACTTCTTACTATTAGCCCTGAGATAAGATGACCCAAACAAAAACACCATGTTTATCACATGGTGCCTATGCTTGGCGGAGGAGAGGAGATTCGAACTCCTGCTACAGGTCTCCCCGTACTAACGATTTAGCAAACCGTCCCCTTCAGCCACTTGGGTACTCCTCCGTAGATTTACGGCTTGGTTTATTGTAACACAAAACAGAGGCGAGAGGTAGACTTTACCTCATTTTTTGCTATAATTAAGACTATGTGGTCTAAGCGCATAAAAACAATTCGCTTTTTGTTTTTGCTTGGCAGTCTCTTCCTTGCTATTGCTCTTTTGGCGGCTATTCCTAGCACTACTTTTGCTACTGGTTTTGACATGGGCATGCTTGATGGTGCTAACTCCGCCAGGGGCATCGACCAAGCCACGACACTGTTTGGCTCTACGGGTATTTTTACGACCATTAGCAATGTCATGCTATTTCTCGTAGGCGCCATTAGTGTGATCATGGTTGTCATTGGTGGTATGCGCTATGTTATTTCCGGAGGAAATACAGCGAACGTCGGTGCAGCTAAAAACACCATTCTTTATGCTATTGTAGGGCTCGTGATCTCTATTCTTGCCTATGCAGTTATTAATTTTGTTATCGGTAGTTTTGTTCCTGGTGGAGAAGTGAGCGGGACAAACGTATAGGGAAGTAGCGAGAAACTTGTATCGGATCCACGATACATTTGTTTTTTTATAGTATTATGTTATTATATATACTGACCTAACCTACGTCACGGGAGACGGTATGTCTTTGGATCTGAGAGTAGCCCCGTTCGAGTCCAACCCTCTCATGCAGTGGGCGCTCAAAACGGTAAAGGCGGCCATTCCGAGAGGATATGAAGCCGTATCACTCGTGGCCTATCAAGATGATTTGCCGCGAGTCGACGCCACTGCTTATGCCCTCGACAGGGAGGGCAATGAAGTGGGTCGTTGCGCCCTCGTCCTTGAGGGCGAGGTATGGCAAGCTGCTTTCTTGCTGCTTTCCACTCAACTCATCATCGACAGGGTACTCAGGGATCGGTACGAGGACAGAAAGGTGGAGTACGAGGCTTACCAGGCTGAAGTGAGGCTCGCAAATGAGCCCTGGCAGGCAGCGAACGTCGACGTCAACTACATGCCAGATCGGGACCGGATAGGTATCGACTTGGTAATCTCGAGATAGCCCGAGAGTAGTACGGTCACCCCTCGACGAAATGAACTGCTCTTTTAGTTCTTTCGTCGAGGGTTTCACCATATTTAGATGATGCACCAAGAAAATAAGATGATCCAAAAGATCATCTTATTTTCTTGGCGGAGAGAGTGGGATTCGAACCCACGGTGCCGTTGCCGGCACGACGGTTTTCAAGACCGTTACCTTCAACCACTCGGTCATCTCTCCAGGTTGCTTG from Candidatus Saccharimonadales bacterium includes:
- a CDS encoding helix-turn-helix domain-containing protein — its product is MKRTDIKSHCPVNFALESFGDPWSLLIVRDIVFWGKHTYGEFLASREGISTNILASRLAHLEQRGIIEKKRCEDDKRKDLYVLTEKGLELIPMLLEMSRWSSETDPLSEAPRALVEKICEDRTTMFGIIQDAVSRGNSLFNGPESVAARMGVTHG
- a CDS encoding DUF4190 domain-containing protein, whose product is MATKETKQQIVQAEAQAPQPSDNSLSIISVVLGTVSLIGPGLLLGIPAIIVGAIALKKQQGEKGVSITGIVTGAISTVFSVIILALVIWGFVWGMNHPEEMRDKRRIPTQEQRERFDLQRS